The genomic interval CACACCGTTCTATTACGGAGTATGTCTCACCGtgaaatgtcttttaataCCATCGTTCTGGCATACTTGCAAGAATGGATCATAAGTATATTCACCCCAATTATCAAACCGTaatactttgatctttctACTAGTTTGAGTCTCTAtcaatttcttctattttatgAAAATCGCTAGAACCTTATCCTTTGGTCACATGGTGTACACCCACACACGtctagagaaatcatcaacaaatgtaacaaaataatggcttCCACCAATTGATGCAGTCTTGGTTGGTCCCCATACATCACTGTGAACATATTCAAGGATCTCACGAGTATCGTGATTAGCCGTACCAAACTTGACCCTTGTTTTCTTGCCTACTACACAATGCtcacataaatttaatttacaggtTTTGGTACCTTTTAAGAGTTTGTGCCTCATCAAAGTTTGCAAAGATTTCTCTCTAGCATGTCCTAGTCGTACATGCCATAGCTTAGTGGTGTCACTGTGCGCCTCAACAACATTTGCTTTATCAGTTGTACCTCTCTTCAAATAGTACAAATTGTGACGCCGAACTCCTTGTAGAATCACTATAGCCTCATGTGTAAACTTTATTGTGCCATCTTTAATGGTAATCTTGTAGCCTTTAGCTTCCAAAGCACCCACAGAAATTAGATAAAGCTGGAACAAATCTAACCTCTTTGAGTTCTCTGATCATTCCATTAAACATTTTGAGCCGAATTGTTCCTATCCCCATTGTGTGACAAGGATGATCATTCCCCATCATAACTGCACCAGATTCTAATTCGCTGAAATTCGTAATCTTAATGGGACACAAATGATAGGTTGCTCTAGTATCAAGTCACTCGAACTAGCCACGTATGCTGTAGGAGTAATACT from Citrus sinensis cultivar Valencia sweet orange chromosome 9, DVS_A1.0, whole genome shotgun sequence carries:
- the LOC127899799 gene encoding uncharacterized mitochondrial protein AtMg00300-like; its protein translation is MARKDENSDYSLSITPTAYVASSKNSKRLDLFQLYLISVGALEAKGYKITIKDGTIKFTHEAIVILQGVRRHNLYYLKRGTTDKANVVEAHSDTTKLWHVRLGHAREKSLQTLMRHKLLKGTKTCKLNLCEHCVVGKKTRVKFGTANHDTREILEYVHSDVWGPTKTASIGGSHYFVTFVDDFSRRVWVYTM